One genomic segment of Ehrlichia chaffeensis str. Arkansas includes these proteins:
- a CDS encoding thioredoxin family protein, whose translation MVALNTPPVNKKFIAKDFLLKSIDGNLYNLSSCHKGNGLLIMFICNHCPYVKAIINNLVYDVNTLKNDYNIYTVAIMPNDTITYPEDSFDNMINFAQEHSIDFPYLIDENQTVARNYGAVCTPDFFGFNNKLELCYRGRFDASGKNQMNSKQEDRDLFNAMKLISKTGESPENQKPSIGCSIKWKSQDYKFVT comes from the coding sequence ATGGTAGCGCTTAATACCCCTCCGGTAAATAAAAAGTTTATCGCTAAAGACTTTTTATTGAAATCTATAGATGGCAATTTATACAACCTAAGCAGCTGTCATAAAGGTAATGGTTTATTGATAATGTTTATATGTAATCACTGTCCTTATGTTAAGGCAATAATAAACAATCTGGTGTATGATGTGAACACATTAAAGAACGATTATAATATTTACACTGTAGCAATTATGCCAAATGATACTATTACTTATCCGGAAGATTCATTTGATAATATGATCAATTTTGCACAAGAACATAGTATTGACTTCCCATATCTAATAGACGAAAACCAAACAGTTGCAAGGAATTATGGTGCTGTGTGTACACCTGATTTTTTCGGATTTAACAATAAATTAGAATTGTGCTATAGAGGAAGATTTGATGCTTCAGGGAAAAACCAGATGAACAGTAAACAAGAAGACAGAGATTTATTTAATGCTATGAAATTAATTTCAAAAACAGGTGAATCACCTGAAAATCAAAAACCAAGTATTGGTTGCTCCATAAAGTGGAAGTCTCAGGATTATAAGTTTGTAACCTAA
- a CDS encoding CopD family protein gives MIDYEHWVEAFHIISIITWMAGMLYLPRLYVYHVQVALHSDSYSLLNTMEKRLLFYIINPSMISSIVLGVILAFMTEAYHFLWFKIKVTCVILMCIIHMMLFKHRRDFVTKSNTKSLLYFKCLNESVTLLIIVIVIMVVVKPFM, from the coding sequence ATGATAGACTATGAACATTGGGTTGAAGCGTTCCACATAATATCAATTATTACTTGGATGGCTGGTATGCTATATCTGCCCAGATTATACGTATATCACGTGCAAGTTGCTCTACATTCTGATAGCTATAGTTTACTTAATACTATGGAAAAAAGGTTATTATTCTATATAATTAACCCATCCATGATTTCTAGTATAGTTCTTGGTGTAATTTTAGCTTTTATGACAGAAGCATATCACTTCTTATGGTTTAAGATAAAAGTAACATGTGTTATATTAATGTGTATAATACATATGATGCTATTTAAACATAGAAGAGATTTTGTCACAAAAAGCAACACTAAGTCCTTATTATACTTTAAATGTCTGAATGAGTCTGTAACTCTACTAATAATAGTTATTGTGATTATGGTTGTAGTAAAACCTTTTATGTAA
- a CDS encoding pyruvate dehydrogenase complex E1 component subunit beta: MRTLTVREALCEAIREEMERDHTVLIMGEEVGEYQGAYKVTQGLLEQFGPDRVIDTPITEHGFAGIGVGAAFAGLKPIVEFMTFNFAMQAIDQIINSAAKTSYMSGGQLNCPIVFRGPNGAAARVGAQHSQCYASWYAHIPGLKVVSPYFAADCKGLLKAAIRDLNPVVFLENEIAYGHKHEIPNEVSTSDYITEIGKAAIVKEGTDITITAFSLQVKFALEAAELLAKEGINAEVIDLRTLRPLDTETILRSIKKTNKIISIEEGWPYSGIGSEIAALIMEYAFDDLDAPMIRITGKDVPLPYATNLEKLALPQIEDILEAARALCIRNYR, encoded by the coding sequence ATGAGAACTTTAACTGTACGAGAAGCACTATGCGAAGCAATACGTGAAGAAATGGAACGCGACCATACAGTACTAATTATGGGAGAAGAAGTAGGTGAATATCAAGGTGCATACAAAGTGACCCAAGGATTACTTGAACAATTTGGCCCTGATAGAGTCATAGATACTCCCATAACTGAACATGGATTTGCTGGGATAGGGGTAGGTGCTGCATTTGCGGGACTGAAACCTATTGTAGAATTCATGACTTTCAACTTTGCTATGCAGGCAATAGATCAAATTATTAACTCAGCAGCTAAAACTAGTTACATGTCTGGAGGACAATTGAACTGTCCTATTGTATTTAGAGGCCCCAATGGTGCAGCAGCAAGAGTAGGAGCACAACATTCTCAATGTTATGCTTCATGGTATGCACACATCCCTGGATTAAAAGTAGTATCCCCATATTTTGCAGCAGATTGTAAAGGTCTATTAAAGGCAGCTATAAGGGATTTAAATCCTGTTGTATTTCTTGAAAATGAGATCGCATATGGACATAAGCATGAAATACCAAATGAAGTATCAACATCAGACTATATAACCGAAATTGGGAAAGCAGCTATAGTCAAGGAAGGAACTGATATCACAATAACAGCGTTTTCCCTACAAGTTAAATTCGCACTAGAAGCAGCAGAACTTTTAGCAAAAGAAGGTATAAATGCAGAGGTTATAGACTTAAGAACGCTACGCCCTCTTGATACAGAAACAATATTACGTTCTATTAAAAAAACAAACAAAATTATTAGCATAGAAGAAGGATGGCCATATTCAGGCATAGGATCTGAAATAGCAGCATTGATAATGGAATATGCATTTGATGATTTAGATGCACCAATGATAAGAATAACTGGAAAAGATGTACCATTACCTTATGCTACAAACCTTGAAAAGTTAGCATTACCACAAATTGAAGATATACTAGAAGCAGCACGTGCTTTATGTATTCGCAATTATAGATAA
- the tldD gene encoding metalloprotease TldD, whose translation MNISNVEQMLLAHNQVNESTVNRIVRDCLCVADGGELFLEMCVSESLGLENGILKYADFNSHQGFGLRSFCKELTAFVCSSEITEQEIENAAALVKSINNSNSGGIVHLNKAKPILYPETNPLQKMDFDLKVKLLQQVDDYLHSKSPYVRQVKSSLSGQWQIVYIILPTGDRVYDVRPLIRFNVCVILEKDGRKESGSSGHGGRASYEEFIGDGKWQMVADEALRQALVNLESVPTPAGEMTVVLGPGWPGVLLHEAVGHGLEGDFNRKKVSAFSTSIGKKVAAKGVTVVDDGTIPGRRGSINIDDEGVSSGYNVLIQDGILVNYMQDRMNANLMGTTSTGNGRRQSYQDVVMPRMTNTYMLPGSYCPEEIIASVKKGVYAVHFSGGQVDITSGKFVFSASEGYLIEDGKVTCPVKGATIIGNGPDVLTKVSMVGDDLKLDPGIGTCSKNGQDVPVGVGQPTLKIDSIIVGGTEV comes from the coding sequence ATGAATATCTCCAATGTAGAACAGATGCTTCTTGCTCATAATCAAGTTAATGAGAGTACTGTGAATCGTATTGTTCGTGATTGTTTGTGTGTGGCGGATGGTGGTGAATTGTTTCTAGAAATGTGTGTGTCAGAATCCCTTGGACTGGAAAATGGAATTTTAAAGTATGCAGATTTTAATTCACATCAGGGGTTTGGTTTGAGATCCTTTTGTAAGGAATTGACAGCTTTTGTTTGTTCTTCTGAAATTACTGAGCAAGAAATAGAAAATGCTGCAGCTTTAGTAAAATCTATTAATAATAGTAATAGTGGGGGAATTGTACATTTAAATAAGGCAAAACCTATTTTATATCCTGAGACTAATCCTTTACAGAAGATGGATTTTGATCTTAAAGTGAAGCTTCTACAACAAGTTGATGATTATTTACATAGTAAAAGTCCATATGTAAGGCAAGTAAAAAGTTCTTTAAGTGGTCAATGGCAAATAGTTTATATTATTTTACCTACTGGTGATAGAGTTTATGATGTGAGACCGCTTATAAGATTTAATGTGTGTGTTATTTTAGAAAAAGATGGAAGAAAGGAGAGTGGTTCTTCAGGTCATGGTGGTAGAGCTTCTTATGAGGAGTTTATTGGTGATGGTAAATGGCAGATGGTGGCTGATGAAGCATTACGTCAAGCGTTAGTTAACTTGGAATCGGTTCCTACTCCTGCTGGTGAAATGACAGTAGTTTTAGGCCCTGGATGGCCAGGAGTATTATTGCATGAAGCTGTAGGTCATGGGTTGGAAGGGGATTTTAATAGAAAGAAAGTTTCTGCCTTCTCAACTTCTATAGGTAAGAAAGTAGCGGCGAAAGGTGTGACTGTTGTTGATGATGGTACTATACCGGGACGTAGAGGTTCTATTAATATAGATGATGAGGGTGTATCTTCAGGGTATAATGTATTGATTCAAGATGGAATCTTAGTGAATTATATGCAAGATAGAATGAATGCTAACCTTATGGGTACTACTTCTACTGGTAATGGTCGTAGACAAAGTTATCAAGATGTTGTGATGCCAAGAATGACAAATACATACATGTTGCCAGGTAGTTATTGTCCAGAGGAAATAATTGCAAGTGTTAAAAAAGGTGTATATGCAGTTCACTTTTCCGGAGGACAAGTAGATATTACATCTGGAAAGTTTGTATTTTCAGCTTCTGAAGGTTATTTGATAGAAGATGGAAAGGTAACATGTCCTGTTAAGGGTGCTACAATTATAGGTAATGGTCCTGATGTTTTGACAAAAGTATCAATGGTTGGAGATGACTTAAAACTTGATCCTGGAATTGGTACTTGTTCTAAGAATGGACAAGATGTACCTGTTGGAGTAGGGCAGCCAACTCTTAAAATAGACAGTATTATTGTTGGTGGTACAGAAGTTTAA
- the ychF gene encoding redox-regulated ATPase YchF — protein MGLNCGIVGLPNVGKSTLFNALTQTMVAEVANYPFCTIEPNIGKAIVQDHRLKTLANIASSKKIIYNQVECVDIAGLVSGASQGEGLGNKFLSHIREVDAIIHVLRCFGDQNISHVNQTVDPISDAEIVEMELILADIESLKRRLPATEKAVKANKEPRKKLDTILEVLSVLEAGNLAKSAKHLGDDLKQLQLITTKPMMYVCNVEESNVTTGNALSEKVKLMAEKKHNKFCCISAKLEADVSSLETEEEKQIFLAEFNLQESGTTSVVKTMYDLLDMITFFTLGPQEARAWPIKRFSTASSAAGVIHTDFEKGFIKAELISFDDYIKYNGEAKCKEAGKVRFEGRDYIVQDGDIIHFRHNK, from the coding sequence ATGGGATTGAACTGCGGTATTGTTGGACTACCTAATGTAGGAAAATCAACTCTATTTAATGCATTAACACAAACTATGGTAGCAGAAGTAGCAAACTACCCATTCTGTACAATAGAACCAAATATAGGCAAAGCAATAGTACAAGATCATAGGTTAAAAACTTTAGCAAACATAGCATCTTCTAAGAAAATTATATACAACCAAGTTGAATGTGTCGATATTGCTGGATTGGTCAGTGGAGCAAGTCAAGGTGAAGGATTAGGAAATAAATTCTTAAGTCATATAAGAGAAGTGGATGCTATTATTCATGTATTACGATGTTTCGGAGATCAAAACATTAGCCATGTTAACCAAACTGTAGACCCAATAAGTGATGCAGAAATTGTAGAAATGGAGCTGATTTTAGCTGATATTGAAAGTTTAAAACGTCGCTTACCTGCAACAGAAAAAGCTGTAAAAGCTAATAAAGAACCCAGAAAGAAATTAGATACTATATTAGAAGTATTAAGTGTGCTAGAAGCTGGCAATTTAGCAAAAAGTGCAAAACACCTAGGCGATGATTTAAAACAACTACAACTCATTACAACAAAACCTATGATGTACGTATGTAATGTAGAAGAATCGAATGTAACCACTGGAAATGCTTTATCAGAAAAAGTAAAACTTATGGCAGAAAAAAAACATAATAAGTTTTGTTGTATTTCAGCAAAATTAGAAGCAGATGTATCAAGTTTAGAAACAGAAGAAGAAAAACAAATTTTTCTAGCTGAGTTTAATTTACAAGAATCTGGTACAACATCTGTAGTAAAAACAATGTATGATCTGCTAGATATGATTACATTTTTTACATTAGGTCCACAAGAAGCACGTGCCTGGCCAATAAAAAGATTCTCTACTGCTAGCAGTGCTGCAGGCGTAATACACACTGACTTTGAAAAAGGGTTCATAAAAGCAGAGCTCATTAGTTTTGATGACTATATAAAATACAATGGAGAGGCAAAGTGCAAAGAAGCTGGAAAAGTCAGGTTTGAAGGCAGAGATTATATCGTACAAGATGGAGATATAATACACTTTAGGCATAATAAATAA
- the ispF gene encoding 2-C-methyl-D-erythritol 2,4-cyclodiphosphate synthase, whose product MNQHPNKPIFKVGIGYDVHKFDNTCYNDANTFITICGIKINYHKKIIAHSDGDVGLHALTDAILGAVGCGSIGQHFPNTDNTWKNIKSDYFLIEAQKKAQEKGYSISNADITIICEQPKIMPHALEMQEYIANLICIDPSCINVKATTTEKLGFLGRKEGIAAQAIVLCCLQN is encoded by the coding sequence ATGAATCAACATCCCAATAAACCAATATTTAAGGTCGGAATAGGCTACGATGTACACAAATTTGATAATACATGCTATAATGATGCTAATACATTTATCACAATATGCGGAATAAAAATCAACTACCATAAAAAGATTATTGCTCACTCAGATGGAGATGTAGGGCTACATGCATTAACAGATGCTATACTAGGAGCAGTAGGATGTGGTAGTATAGGCCAACACTTTCCAAACACAGACAATACATGGAAAAATATTAAATCTGATTACTTTTTAATAGAAGCACAAAAAAAGGCACAAGAGAAAGGATATTCTATTTCAAATGCCGATATAACTATTATATGTGAACAACCAAAAATTATGCCACACGCATTAGAAATGCAAGAATACATTGCTAATCTTATATGCATAGATCCATCGTGCATTAACGTGAAAGCAACAACCACAGAAAAACTAGGATTTCTTGGTAGAAAAGAAGGAATAGCTGCTCAAGCCATAGTTCTATGCTGCTTACAAAACTAG
- a CDS encoding IspD/TarI family cytidylyltransferase: MHKFTLLIVAAGNSNRFKWSAIPKQYCSLGNHNILCSTINNMISHPKINYVKVVIRKEHQHLYDNCLQKIQNDKLLPPTYGGKRRQDSVRMGLESIQNINPYFVIIHDACRPFIDLKILDTMESILTHYAGVVPVLSITDTIHVVHENKTVIQNVDRNSIKLIQTPQAYKYSEILLHHRIAYNTEPNREFPDESSLMIHYNIPIMTTEGDYNNFKITTIEDLHRAILYTKHIDHNY; encoded by the coding sequence ATGCACAAGTTCACACTGTTAATTGTTGCAGCTGGTAACAGTAATAGATTTAAATGGAGTGCTATTCCTAAACAATATTGTTCATTAGGTAATCATAATATACTTTGCAGTACAATTAATAATATGATCTCACATCCTAAGATTAATTACGTCAAAGTAGTCATTAGAAAAGAGCACCAACATTTATATGATAATTGCTTACAAAAAATACAAAATGATAAACTATTACCTCCTACCTATGGAGGAAAAAGAAGACAGGATTCTGTACGTATGGGATTAGAGAGCATTCAAAATATAAATCCATATTTTGTCATAATACATGATGCATGTCGCCCATTTATAGATTTAAAGATATTAGATACAATGGAATCAATACTAACTCATTATGCAGGGGTTGTTCCAGTACTTTCAATAACCGATACTATTCATGTAGTACATGAAAACAAGACTGTTATTCAAAATGTTGACAGGAACAGTATTAAATTAATCCAAACACCACAAGCATATAAATATAGCGAAATACTACTACATCATAGAATTGCATATAATACTGAACCCAACAGAGAATTTCCAGATGAATCATCTCTTATGATACATTACAACATACCAATAATGACAACTGAAGGAGATTACAACAATTTTAAAATTACAACTATAGAAGATTTACATAGAGCAATCTTATATACCAAACATATAGATCACAATTATTAA
- the purE gene encoding 5-(carboxyamino)imidazole ribonucleotide mutase, with the protein MSTNKNIADVAVIMGSQSDFSTMNNSISILKELNITHEVMIISAHRTPERLYTFAKSAEDNGFKVIIAGAGGAAHLPGLVASLTHIPVIGVPVKSSNLNGIDSLLSIVQMPKGIPVATMSIGSSGGYNAAIMAASILSLENDEIRKNLKIWRKNLSDSVKLIPDIPL; encoded by the coding sequence ATGTCAACCAATAAAAACATTGCAGATGTTGCTGTTATTATGGGAAGTCAATCAGATTTTTCAACAATGAACAACTCAATATCAATACTAAAAGAGCTAAACATAACTCATGAAGTAATGATCATATCTGCTCACAGAACACCAGAAAGGCTTTATACATTTGCAAAATCTGCAGAAGACAATGGTTTTAAAGTTATTATAGCAGGAGCAGGAGGAGCAGCTCATTTACCAGGGTTAGTAGCATCCTTAACACACATACCAGTCATAGGAGTACCCGTAAAAAGTAGTAATTTAAATGGAATAGATAGTTTACTATCAATAGTACAAATGCCTAAAGGTATACCTGTAGCAACAATGTCCATAGGATCATCAGGAGGATACAATGCAGCCATAATGGCAGCATCTATTCTATCCTTAGAAAATGATGAAATCAGAAAAAACTTAAAAATATGGAGAAAGAACTTGTCTGATTCAGTAAAATTAATTCCAGATATACCGCTATAA
- a CDS encoding TlpA family protein disulfide reductase, giving the protein MPDTLLQIKEINSDKALSEMFTIKDSKVNILVIYTSWCSSCIKKLPEINKVIANNENIHPIIISLDENKNKLLSFLSKQGTLYFTPYNVPPNHMKKLLSHLTNKGITFDHHIPYIAVLYNGMNPITNINSVSQLKSTIKDIIEKYHVNQ; this is encoded by the coding sequence ATGCCAGATACGCTATTACAAATCAAAGAAATAAATTCAGACAAAGCATTATCTGAGATGTTCACAATCAAAGATTCAAAGGTAAATATTTTAGTAATTTATACATCTTGGTGTAGCAGTTGTATAAAAAAGCTTCCAGAAATTAACAAAGTCATTGCTAATAATGAAAATATTCATCCTATTATTATCTCGTTAGATGAAAATAAAAATAAGTTGTTATCCTTCTTATCTAAACAAGGTACTCTATATTTTACTCCATATAATGTACCACCAAATCATATGAAAAAACTATTGTCACATTTAACTAATAAAGGTATAACTTTTGATCATCACATCCCATATATAGCAGTTTTGTACAATGGGATGAACCCAATAACTAATATAAATAGTGTATCACAGTTAAAGTCAACCATTAAAGATATTATAGAGAAATATCATGTCAACCAATAA
- a CDS encoding integration host factor subunit alpha, producing MTQTLTKSKIAEVINRDVGLSREDASSVVGEILDEMLNALVKDRILKISSFGTFKSYKKKARMGRNPKTSEEFVIKERYTVSFYPSILIKHSINSDDSTE from the coding sequence ATGACTCAAACTCTTACTAAATCGAAGATAGCAGAAGTTATTAATAGAGATGTAGGGTTATCTCGTGAGGATGCTTCGTCTGTTGTTGGGGAGATTTTGGATGAAATGCTGAATGCATTGGTAAAAGATCGTATACTTAAAATATCTTCTTTTGGGACTTTTAAGTCTTATAAAAAGAAGGCTCGTATGGGTCGTAATCCAAAAACTTCTGAGGAATTTGTTATTAAAGAGCGTTATACTGTGTCATTTTACCCATCAATACTTATTAAGCATTCAATTAATAGTGATGATAGTACAGAGTAG
- a CDS encoding MerR family transcriptional regulator, protein MGEKKILHDEYSSKLKTIGEVAKDLDVEQYVLRFWEEKFPQVNPIKRRGRRLYSQVDVDTLKHIKHLLYDKGYKIKGVQQELGRKPANINKHTNDTEQSVYRKDLISLLDDMLSLRDSLLKKFNGM, encoded by the coding sequence ATGGGTGAAAAGAAAATATTACACGATGAATATAGTAGTAAGCTTAAAACAATAGGTGAGGTTGCAAAAGACCTGGATGTTGAACAATATGTACTAAGGTTTTGGGAAGAAAAATTTCCTCAGGTTAATCCAATTAAACGTCGTGGTAGAAGATTGTATTCACAAGTTGATGTTGATACTTTAAAGCATATTAAGCATTTATTGTATGATAAGGGATATAAGATTAAAGGTGTGCAGCAAGAATTAGGTAGGAAACCTGCTAATATTAATAAACACACTAATGATACAGAACAAAGTGTTTATAGAAAAGATTTAATTAGTTTGCTAGATGATATGTTAAGCTTAAGGGATAGTTTGTTAAAGAAGTTTAACGGAATGTAG